The Deltaproteobacteria bacterium genome contains a region encoding:
- the treS gene encoding maltose alpha-D-glucosyltransferase, producing MSAPWYLDVVLYEVYVRGFYDADGDGVGDLAGLTAKLDYIRDLGVGAVWLLPIFPSPLRDDGYDVSDFYSVHPDLGSLDDFQRLLDRAHRLGLRVLLDLVLNHTSDQHPWFQSARRGPGHPHHDYYVWDTTPDRYHEARIIFTDSETSNWAWEPACGRYYWHRFFSHQPDLNYDHPEVRREMLDVARFWLDLGVDGFRVDAVPYLFEREGTTCENLPETHAFLKELRRLTDGYDPPRVLLAEANQPVEALMPYLAGDEMHMAFHFALMPRLFLAVHAEEKQPLHDVLTRTPGLPAGSQWAMFLRNHDELTLEMVTAHERDYLFRAFAPETAMRRNVGICRRLWPLMLGGRRQIELLHGLLLGLPGCAVLYYGDELGMGDDVKRGDRMGVRAPMQWSPGRNAGFSRAATRRLYAPPITTPAYHYVGRNVASLEAQPTSFLNWLRRMIKTHRDQPAFRGRALQLVETDNARVLAFVRHSDGDSILCVHNLSRFVQAAYLDLGAWRGRRPVEVIGGAGFPTVESSPYFVSLGPHAFYWLRLSDA from the coding sequence GTGTCCGCCCCCTGGTACCTCGACGTAGTCCTCTACGAGGTGTACGTGCGCGGGTTCTACGATGCCGACGGCGACGGCGTCGGAGATCTGGCGGGGCTCACCGCGAAGCTCGACTACATCCGCGACCTCGGCGTCGGCGCGGTGTGGCTCTTGCCCATCTTCCCGAGCCCCCTGCGCGACGACGGCTACGACGTCAGCGACTTCTACTCCGTGCACCCCGACCTGGGCAGCCTCGACGACTTCCAGCGACTCCTCGACCGCGCGCACCGCCTCGGTCTCCGGGTGCTGCTCGACCTCGTGCTCAACCACACGAGCGACCAGCACCCCTGGTTCCAGTCGGCACGCCGCGGCCCGGGCCACCCCCATCACGACTACTACGTCTGGGACACGACGCCAGACCGCTATCACGAAGCGCGAATCATCTTCACCGACAGCGAGACCTCCAACTGGGCCTGGGAGCCCGCGTGCGGGCGGTACTACTGGCATCGGTTCTTCTCCCACCAGCCGGACCTGAACTACGACCACCCGGAGGTCCGGCGCGAGATGCTGGACGTGGCGCGCTTCTGGCTCGACCTCGGCGTCGACGGATTTCGCGTCGACGCGGTCCCCTACCTCTTCGAGCGAGAGGGGACGACCTGCGAAAATCTCCCCGAGACGCACGCCTTCCTGAAGGAGCTGCGCCGGCTGACCGACGGGTACGACCCGCCACGCGTGCTCCTGGCCGAGGCGAACCAACCCGTCGAGGCGCTGATGCCCTACCTCGCCGGCGACGAGATGCACATGGCCTTCCACTTCGCCCTGATGCCCCGTCTCTTCCTCGCCGTGCACGCCGAGGAGAAGCAGCCGCTGCACGACGTCCTGACCCGCACCCCGGGGCTCCCCGCGGGGTCGCAATGGGCCATGTTCCTGCGCAACCACGACGAGCTGACGCTGGAGATGGTGACGGCCCACGAGCGCGACTATCTGTTTCGCGCCTTCGCCCCGGAGACCGCCATGCGGCGGAACGTCGGCATCTGTCGCCGACTGTGGCCGCTCATGCTGGGCGGTCGGCGCCAAATCGAGCTCCTCCACGGCCTGCTCCTCGGTCTGCCGGGCTGCGCGGTGCTCTACTACGGCGACGAGCTGGGGATGGGGGACGACGTCAAGCGGGGGGACCGCATGGGCGTCCGCGCGCCGATGCAGTGGTCCCCCGGTCGCAACGCCGGGTTCTCGCGGGCCGCGACCCGCCGCCTCTACGCGCCCCCCATCACGACCCCGGCGTACCACTATGTCGGCCGCAACGTGGCCTCCCTGGAAGCGCAGCCCACCTCGTTCCTCAACTGGCTGCGACGGATGATCAAGACGCACCGCGATCAACCGGCCTTCCGCGGTCGGGCCCTCCAGCTCGTGGAGACCGACAACGCGCGCGTCCTGGCCTTTGTCCGCCATAGCGACGGCGACAGCATCCTCTGCGTGCATAACCTCTCGCGCTTCGTCCAGGCCGCGTACCTCGACCTGGGCGCCTGGCGGGGTCGCCGTCCGGTAGAGGTGATCGGAGGGGCCGGCTTCCCGACCGTCGAGAGCTCCCCCTATTTCGTCTCGCTCGGCCCGCACGCGTTCTACTGGTTGAGGCTGTCCGATGCGTGA
- the otsB gene encoding trehalose-phosphatase: MRDHWLTLARNARLAVLVDLDGTLIPFAPTPEEARPTPEVLDVLGRLASTSGLFVAVVSGRRRDDLDRMFHDLPGLRLVAEHGGWRRTETGWHAQASPEAAPAVGPLAEELDAATRRFAGARVERKTWSVALHYRGVSACGRPALSRATELTIAPWLELHPEFERLEGEAVTEVRPRWLRKTSAVDWLRERAGARARLLAFGDDATDEDMFAALGLVDEGVRVGPPPAHETHARWMLAGPPEVLRFLRWLVEVRGESYQSVVPLLPSPVVVGEARRGRHPRHFDLLAISNRLPELRSATLPRDQRRRAVGGLVAALEPALASRRGLWLGWSGRLTSSDRPTAVELDDQGRPAVAWVDFPETWYAQYYNGFCNGVLWPLLHSFPDRVSFSAADWMAYGRVNDALAAAALELVGPDAPIWVHDYHLLLAARALRRRGHRAPIGLFLHVPFPAPDVFGLLPWAEQLLDGMLDFDLLGFHTPSYEENFHQCLRPFAPVRLEEGAVVHRGRRVATGAFPIGIVPESFQEPPDESVAEEVAALLRAIAPGRLVLGVDRLDYTKGIPERLRAFGRLLERYPDWRGRVSLVQISVPSREDVPDYAEQRRLVENAVGRINGDFGEGEWVPVRYLYRSYRRNHLAHLYRAAAIGYVTPLRDGMNLVAKEYVAAQDPEDPGVLLLSKFAGAAHELADAVLTNPWFIDGMADDLDRALRMRREERVERHRRLSTVVERTTAVTWARDFLAALQGEARSRGDAG, translated from the coding sequence ATGCGTGATCACTGGCTGACCCTGGCTCGGAACGCGCGGCTCGCCGTGCTCGTCGACCTCGATGGCACGCTGATCCCCTTCGCGCCCACGCCCGAGGAGGCGCGCCCCACGCCCGAGGTACTCGACGTGCTCGGGCGGCTCGCCTCCACCTCGGGTCTCTTCGTCGCCGTGGTCAGCGGTCGCCGACGAGACGATCTGGATCGGATGTTCCACGACCTGCCCGGCCTTCGCCTGGTGGCCGAGCATGGCGGCTGGCGTCGCACCGAGACGGGCTGGCACGCTCAAGCCTCTCCGGAGGCCGCGCCGGCCGTCGGCCCGCTGGCGGAGGAGCTGGATGCAGCGACGCGGCGCTTCGCCGGCGCGCGCGTGGAGCGCAAGACCTGGTCCGTGGCGCTGCACTACCGCGGCGTGAGCGCCTGCGGCCGGCCGGCGCTATCGCGCGCGACAGAGCTGACGATCGCGCCGTGGCTCGAGCTGCACCCCGAGTTCGAGCGCCTCGAGGGGGAGGCCGTGACGGAGGTACGGCCACGCTGGCTGCGCAAGACGTCAGCCGTGGACTGGCTCCGCGAGCGAGCCGGAGCGCGGGCGCGACTGCTCGCCTTCGGCGACGACGCGACGGACGAGGATATGTTCGCCGCCTTGGGCCTGGTGGACGAAGGCGTTCGCGTGGGTCCTCCCCCGGCCCACGAGACACACGCACGCTGGATGCTGGCCGGGCCCCCCGAGGTGCTGCGCTTCCTGCGCTGGCTCGTCGAGGTGCGCGGCGAGTCGTATCAGTCCGTGGTGCCCCTTTTGCCCTCTCCGGTGGTGGTCGGCGAAGCGCGGCGCGGGCGGCATCCCCGCCACTTCGACCTCCTCGCCATCTCGAACCGCTTGCCGGAGCTTCGCTCGGCCACGCTGCCTCGCGACCAGCGGCGACGCGCCGTCGGGGGCCTCGTGGCCGCGCTCGAGCCGGCCCTGGCCAGCCGGCGCGGCCTCTGGCTCGGCTGGAGCGGGCGGCTCACCTCGAGCGACCGGCCGACCGCCGTCGAGCTGGACGACCAGGGACGTCCGGCCGTGGCCTGGGTCGACTTCCCCGAGACCTGGTACGCGCAGTACTACAACGGCTTCTGCAACGGGGTGCTGTGGCCCCTGCTGCATTCCTTCCCCGACCGGGTGAGCTTCTCCGCCGCCGACTGGATGGCCTACGGCCGGGTCAACGACGCGCTGGCGGCCGCCGCGCTCGAGCTCGTGGGACCGGACGCCCCCATCTGGGTCCACGACTACCACCTGCTCCTCGCGGCCCGAGCGCTGCGGCGACGAGGGCACCGCGCTCCCATCGGTCTCTTTCTGCACGTCCCCTTTCCGGCACCCGACGTCTTCGGCCTACTCCCGTGGGCCGAACAGCTCCTCGACGGCATGCTGGACTTCGACCTTCTCGGCTTTCACACGCCGAGCTACGAGGAGAACTTCCACCAGTGTCTGCGTCCCTTCGCGCCGGTGCGCCTCGAGGAAGGGGCCGTCGTGCACCGCGGTCGCCGCGTCGCCACGGGCGCCTTCCCGATCGGGATCGTCCCCGAGAGCTTTCAGGAGCCACCGGACGAGTCCGTCGCCGAGGAGGTGGCGGCGCTGCTGCGGGCCATCGCGCCCGGACGCCTGGTCCTGGGGGTCGACCGGCTGGACTACACGAAGGGCATCCCCGAGCGCCTGCGCGCCTTCGGGCGACTCCTCGAGCGCTATCCGGATTGGCGCGGTCGGGTCTCGCTCGTCCAGATCTCCGTCCCGTCCCGCGAGGATGTGCCGGACTACGCCGAACAGCGTCGGCTCGTCGAGAACGCCGTGGGGCGGATCAACGGCGACTTCGGCGAAGGGGAATGGGTGCCGGTGCGTTACCTCTACCGCTCGTACCGTCGCAACCACCTGGCGCACCTCTACCGTGCGGCGGCGATCGGCTACGTCACCCCGCTACGGGACGGGATGAATCTCGTGGCCAAGGAGTACGTCGCGGCGCAGGACCCAGAAGACCCGGGGGTGCTGCTGCTCTCGAAGTTTGCCGGCGCGGCGCACGAGCTGGCAGACGCGGTGCTGACTAACCCCTGGTTCATCGATGGGATGGCCGACGACCTGGACCGCGCCCTGCGCATGCGGCGCGAGGAGCGGGTGGAGCGTCACCGGCGACTCTCGACCGTCGTCGAGCGCACGACCGCTGTCACCTGGGCCCGGGACTTCCTCGCCGCACTCCAGGGCGAGGCGCGGAGCCGAGGCGACGCCGGGTGA
- a CDS encoding serine/threonine-protein phosphatase codes for MATYNENHRREPAASNRRREKAASAWNFDGSYGSPVPPVPSSAERSDQIDCYGATDVGLVRPDNQDQFLIAQTTRTLSVYQTSVGLAGSSPLLGRAQGHLFVVADGMGGHAGGTTASTLAVETLAHYVLDLMPWFARMDAARDTAVAEAMKTALASCQDRVAEAAEKDASKRQMGTTVTLAYVQWPTLLVAHVGDSRCYLYREAQLQQLTQDHTVEEQLRERGVAPGEEGVVSRWSHVLWNAVGGGTPELWPEVRLLPLRRGDTLLLCTDGLTKHVPAEVIAATLEAGEPAARSCQRLIEAANAAGGTDNITVLVVRY; via the coding sequence ATGGCGACCTATAACGAAAACCACAGGCGGGAACCTGCGGCGTCCAACCGGCGAAGGGAGAAAGCAGCCTCGGCGTGGAACTTCGACGGGAGCTACGGCTCCCCGGTACCGCCCGTTCCGTCCTCGGCTGAACGCAGCGACCAAATCGACTGCTACGGTGCAACCGACGTCGGCCTGGTGCGCCCCGACAACCAGGACCAGTTCCTCATCGCGCAGACCACACGAACCCTGAGCGTGTATCAGACGAGCGTCGGGCTCGCCGGCTCCTCGCCCCTTCTCGGGCGCGCTCAGGGCCATCTGTTCGTCGTCGCGGACGGGATGGGGGGCCACGCGGGTGGAACCACGGCGAGCACGCTGGCCGTCGAGACGCTCGCGCACTACGTGCTCGACCTGATGCCCTGGTTCGCGCGAATGGATGCTGCACGCGACACCGCCGTCGCCGAGGCCATGAAGACCGCCCTGGCGAGCTGCCAGGATCGGGTGGCCGAGGCGGCCGAGAAGGACGCGAGCAAGCGTCAGATGGGCACGACCGTCACCCTGGCCTACGTGCAATGGCCGACGCTGCTGGTGGCGCACGTGGGGGACAGTCGCTGCTACCTCTACCGCGAGGCCCAGCTGCAGCAGCTCACGCAAGACCACACGGTGGAGGAACAGCTGCGCGAGAGGGGCGTCGCGCCGGGCGAGGAGGGGGTCGTCTCGCGCTGGAGTCACGTGCTGTGGAACGCCGTGGGTGGTGGAACCCCCGAGCTCTGGCCCGAGGTACGGCTGCTTCCGCTCCGACGGGGAGACACCCTGCTGCTCTGCACCGATGGGTTGACCAAGCACGTCCCCGCCGAGGTCATCGCCGCCACCCTCGAAGCGGGCGAACCCGCGGCTCGCAGCTGCCAGCGGCTCATCGAGGCGGCCAACGCGGCGGGAGGCACCGACAACATCACCGTGCTCGTGGTGCGGTATTAG
- a CDS encoding M13 family metallopeptidase — protein sequence MQRSASRSILVLAVLFGAACTPVAGGVSPAPAPTAPPKVVELPAVPKSLAAVGLDTTALDRTANPCTDFYQFACGGWLARTPIPADKPRWSRGFATIQERNELELRKILEVAALSKASEPLTYKLGAYYAACMDEAALEKAGTAAIQPLLTKIARVKDVKSLGAVLTELHRHRIWALFDIAADQDFKDATKVIASLDQNGLGLPDRDYYLRTDEKSVALRKTYQAHVATMLALGGAKKAAAEKAALEIVKLETELAKVSKTRVERRDPHGIYNKIDRAGVEKTVPAFPWAAYFDGLGRPELKEINVTSVKFFEGLSALLGRVSFDTWRQYLRWHVLHALASSLPKRFEEEDFKLEQAITGQKEQRKRWKRCVEATDRALGELLAQPYVKARFAGESKRAAEEMVKHVAAAFSEQVARLDWMDATTKARAMQKLKAMAYLIGYPSKWRSYDFEVKPGAFAANRLAARAFELAYDLGKIGKPVDRELWEMTPPTVNAYYHPNKNQMVFPAGILQPPFYSVSAAVAVNLGGMGMVVGHELTHGFDDQGAKFDAAGNLKNWWSSSVEPRFNEKTQCVADQYAGYEALPGLKLNGKLTLGENVADLGGIKLAFRAYRRMRAGAKERVVAEGFSEDQQFFLSVGQTWCAKYREEYARLVAQVDPHSPPKWRVNGPLSNLPEFAQAFKCAAGTTMRPQKTCAVW from the coding sequence ATGCAACGATCTGCGTCTCGTTCGATCCTTGTCCTCGCCGTGCTCTTCGGCGCGGCCTGCACCCCCGTCGCGGGAGGCGTCTCGCCCGCCCCGGCCCCCACCGCGCCGCCCAAGGTGGTGGAGCTGCCCGCGGTGCCGAAGTCTCTCGCCGCGGTGGGCCTCGACACCACCGCGCTCGACCGCACGGCGAACCCGTGCACCGACTTCTATCAGTTCGCCTGCGGCGGCTGGCTCGCGCGCACCCCGATCCCGGCCGACAAGCCCCGCTGGAGCCGCGGCTTCGCCACGATCCAGGAGCGCAACGAGCTGGAGCTGCGAAAGATCCTCGAGGTCGCGGCGCTCAGCAAGGCGAGCGAGCCGCTGACCTACAAGCTCGGCGCGTACTACGCGGCGTGCATGGACGAGGCCGCGCTCGAGAAGGCCGGGACCGCGGCCATCCAGCCGCTCCTGACCAAGATCGCGCGCGTGAAGGACGTGAAGTCGCTCGGGGCGGTGCTGACCGAGCTCCACCGGCACCGCATCTGGGCCCTCTTCGACATCGCCGCCGACCAGGACTTCAAGGACGCGACCAAGGTGATCGCCAGCCTCGATCAGAACGGCCTCGGCCTGCCCGACCGCGACTACTACCTGCGCACCGACGAGAAGTCGGTGGCCTTGCGCAAGACCTACCAGGCGCACGTGGCCACCATGCTCGCGCTCGGCGGCGCCAAGAAGGCCGCCGCGGAGAAGGCCGCCCTCGAGATCGTGAAGCTCGAGACCGAGCTGGCCAAGGTCTCCAAGACGCGCGTCGAGCGCCGTGACCCGCACGGCATCTACAACAAGATCGACCGCGCGGGAGTCGAGAAGACCGTGCCGGCCTTCCCGTGGGCGGCCTACTTCGACGGGCTCGGTCGCCCCGAGCTGAAGGAGATCAACGTCACCTCGGTGAAGTTCTTCGAGGGACTGAGCGCGCTGCTCGGCCGCGTCTCCTTCGACACCTGGCGCCAGTATCTGCGCTGGCACGTCCTGCACGCGCTGGCCTCGAGCCTCCCCAAGCGCTTCGAGGAGGAGGACTTCAAGCTGGAGCAGGCGATCACCGGGCAGAAGGAGCAGCGCAAGCGCTGGAAGCGCTGCGTGGAGGCGACGGACCGGGCGCTCGGCGAGCTCCTCGCGCAGCCCTACGTGAAGGCCCGCTTCGCCGGCGAGAGCAAGCGCGCCGCCGAGGAGATGGTCAAGCACGTCGCGGCGGCCTTCTCCGAGCAGGTCGCACGGCTGGACTGGATGGATGCCACGACCAAGGCCCGCGCGATGCAGAAGCTCAAGGCCATGGCCTACCTCATCGGGTATCCGAGCAAGTGGCGGAGCTACGACTTCGAGGTCAAGCCGGGGGCCTTCGCCGCGAACCGCCTGGCCGCGCGGGCCTTCGAGCTCGCCTACGACCTGGGCAAGATCGGCAAGCCGGTGGACCGCGAGCTGTGGGAGATGACGCCGCCGACGGTGAACGCCTACTACCACCCGAACAAGAACCAGATGGTCTTCCCGGCGGGGATCCTGCAGCCGCCGTTCTACAGCGTGAGCGCGGCCGTCGCGGTGAACCTGGGCGGCATGGGGATGGTGGTCGGGCACGAGCTGACCCACGGCTTCGACGATCAGGGGGCGAAGTTCGACGCGGCGGGGAACCTGAAGAACTGGTGGAGCAGCTCGGTCGAGCCGCGCTTCAACGAGAAGACGCAGTGTGTGGCCGACCAGTACGCGGGCTACGAGGCGCTCCCCGGGCTGAAGCTGAACGGCAAGCTCACGCTCGGCGAGAACGTGGCCGACCTCGGCGGCATCAAGCTCGCTTTCCGGGCCTACCGGCGCATGCGCGCCGGCGCGAAGGAGCGCGTGGTGGCCGAGGGCTTCTCCGAGGACCAGCAGTTCTTCCTCTCCGTCGGGCAGACCTGGTGCGCGAAGTACCGCGAGGAGTACGCGCGGCTCGTGGCCCAGGTGGACCCGCACTCTCCTCCGAAGTGGCGCGTGAACGGTCCGCTCTCGAACCTCCCCGAGTTCGCGCAGGCCTTCAAGTGCGCCGCCGGCACGACGATGCGCCCGCAGAAGACCTGCGCGGTCTGGTAG
- a CDS encoding YcaO-like family protein: protein MNDELDLSDFDLPPGTTPQVASTAGGLRRQRSLEETQAWLLPKLRRVPITRLADIAPLDALGLQVCIAVTPFALDVKTHGSRGLSKLEARVGAIMEAIERVSAESCHRPPKRRGSYVDLGAAAELLVVDPVDLGLPFETEYAPTRELGWVLGFDLIGRTKIWVPEDFVVAVARDGVSRGVETNGLASGNTLLEAALHALYEVIERDATSLHIFSDTFCKPEDTNASPVRMLDLSTLPEPAKVWVAKAESEGLSVGIRDITSDLGIATFEARMIDPAVPVDGQYEELYFKGYGTCLDPQRAVMSAMMEALQSRIGFTQGSRDVYEGLEPREANSSRKMRELLCDQPEEWFPFPAAPTSLPKDAAEELWQVVSRLSERGFQRCVVADLTRPDLDVPVVRVLVPGMAWPYAESLKRPGIRLLQRLY from the coding sequence ATGAACGACGAACTGGATCTCTCCGACTTCGATCTACCCCCGGGGACGACGCCGCAGGTCGCCTCTACGGCCGGCGGCCTGCGTCGGCAGAGAAGTCTCGAGGAGACGCAAGCCTGGCTTCTGCCGAAGCTCCGTCGCGTTCCCATCACGCGTTTGGCAGACATCGCGCCCCTCGACGCCTTGGGGCTGCAGGTCTGCATCGCCGTGACCCCCTTCGCCCTGGACGTGAAGACGCACGGCAGTCGGGGCTTGTCGAAGCTGGAAGCGCGGGTCGGCGCGATCATGGAGGCCATCGAGCGCGTATCGGCGGAGTCCTGCCATCGCCCGCCGAAGCGCCGGGGCAGCTATGTCGATCTAGGTGCGGCCGCCGAGCTCCTTGTGGTCGACCCCGTTGACCTGGGCCTCCCTTTCGAGACGGAGTACGCGCCTACGCGAGAGCTGGGCTGGGTGCTGGGCTTCGACCTCATCGGGCGGACGAAGATCTGGGTGCCCGAGGACTTCGTCGTCGCCGTCGCCCGCGATGGAGTCTCCCGGGGCGTCGAGACGAACGGGCTGGCGAGCGGCAACACGCTCCTCGAGGCGGCGCTTCACGCGCTCTACGAGGTGATCGAGCGCGACGCCACCTCGCTGCACATCTTCTCGGACACCTTCTGCAAGCCCGAGGACACGAACGCCTCGCCCGTGCGGATGCTCGACCTGTCCACCCTCCCCGAGCCGGCCAAGGTGTGGGTTGCGAAGGCGGAGTCCGAAGGGCTCTCCGTCGGCATTCGAGACATCACCTCGGACCTCGGCATCGCGACGTTCGAGGCGCGCATGATCGATCCCGCCGTCCCCGTCGATGGCCAGTACGAAGAGCTCTACTTCAAGGGCTACGGCACGTGCCTCGATCCACAGCGGGCGGTCATGAGCGCGATGATGGAGGCGCTGCAATCGCGGATCGGTTTCACCCAGGGGTCCCGCGACGTCTACGAGGGACTGGAGCCCCGAGAGGCCAACTCCTCGCGAAAGATGCGCGAGCTTCTATGCGATCAGCCCGAGGAGTGGTTTCCCTTTCCGGCCGCCCCTACCTCGCTTCCCAAGGATGCGGCGGAGGAGCTCTGGCAGGTCGTCTCGCGCCTGTCCGAAAGAGGCTTCCAGAGGTGTGTCGTGGCCGACCTCACGCGGCCGGACCTCGACGTGCCGGTGGTGCGCGTGCTGGTGCCCGGGATGGCCTGGCCGTATGCGGAGAGCCTGAAGCGGCCCGGGATCCGCCTCCTGCAGAGGCTCTACTGA